The sequence TCCGCTTCTTCCATGATGAACGTAAAGGCGATCTGCTCTCTACCATTAGCTCTGATGTAGTAGAAGTAGAAAACTCTGTAGTGACCTCTTTGCAGACACTGTTCAGAGATCCACTGGTGATCATCTCTACCTTTATCGCACTCTTCGTGATTTCCAAAGAGATGACATTATTTACCCTGGTGTTCTTCCCAATATCCGGTTGGCTCATCACTAGTGTATCCAAAAAGCTGAAAAGGCAATCCAATAAAGGTCAGAGCCTGCTGGGCAAAATCGTGAATATCACCGAAGAAACCCTGTCAGGTATTCGTATTATCAAGGCTTTCAATGGTGAAAAGTTCATTCGTGATAAGTTTGATAAGGACAATATTGCTTTTGCCCAAACGGTAAAAGCTATCCAGAACCAGCGTGAAATGGCCTCTCCGGTATCCGAAATTCTCGGTGTAATGGTAGTGGTGGTAATCATGATGTATGGCGGTTACCTGATTCTGAATCACAAGAGCAACCTGCAACCCGAAATGTTCATTGGCTACCTGGCCCTGTATTTCCAGATCCTGGCACCTGCCAAAAACATCGGTTCCGCTATCACGTCTATGCCTAAAGGTCTGGCTGCCGGCGAAAGGGTACTGCGCATCATCGACCTGGACAATGCCATCAAGGATAAACCAGATGCAAAGTCGCTGGAGGGATTCAAGGATGCCATCGTATACGACAATATCACCTTCAGATATAATGAAACACCTGTACTAAAGAATGTTACCCTTACCATTCCAAAAGGTAAGATGGTGGCATTGGTAGGTAAGAGCGGCGCTGGTAAAACCACCATGGCTGACCTGCTGCCACGCTTTTACGATGTACAGGGTGGTAAGATCATGGTAGATGGTCAGGATATTCGTGATGTAAAAATGCACGACCTGCGCGCTATTATGGGTATGGTATCGCAGGAAGCGATCCTCTTCAATGATACTATCTTTAATAATATCGCCTTCGGACAGGAAAATGCGGATAAGGAAGAAGTGATCAAGGCGGCTAAGATCGCCAATGCCCACGAGTTCATCATAAAACAGGATAACGGGTATGAAACTGAGATAGGAGATAGGGGTATGAAATTGAGTGGTGGCCAGCGTCAGCGTCTGACTATCGCGAGAGCGATCTTCAAGAACCCGCCTATCCTGATCCTGGACGAGGCCACCTCTGCACTGGATACAGAATCAGAAAAACTGGTACAGGATGCACTGGACAAACTGATGGAAAACCGTACGACTATCGTGATCGCACACAGGTTATCCACCATCCAGCATGCGGATATCATTGTGGTGATGGACCAGGGAGAAATTAAGGAGCAGGGTACACACGACCAGCTGATTGCAGTAAATGGTATCTATAAGAAGCTCGTAGAAATGCAGGAATTCAAATAGCTGAATGCAGTTACATTTCAGCTACCGCGATAATATTGCAAAGCAAAAGCCCGGATGGTACATCCGGGCTTTTGCTTTATCTTATAGAAGAGAAAATTACTTGCTCTTAGCCAATTTAGCTTCAATACTAAGGGTAGCGTGAGGAACCGCACGCAGCCTTGCTTTATCGATCAGCTTACCCGTCATACGGCAAATACCATAAGTTTTGTTCTCGATACGGATCATGGCTTTTTCCAGGTGATCGATGAACTGGATCTGGCGGCTGGCCATCTGGTTCAGCTGCTCTCTTTCCTGAGAACCGGAACCATCTTCCATACTCATGTATTTGTTTTCAGTATCGTCGGTACCTGCTTCATCCTTACGGGTGATCAGGCCTTGCAGATAAACCAGTTCTTTCTTAGCTGCTTCCAGCTTTTTCGAGATCAGGTCTCTGAATTCCTGCAGGTCAGCGTCACTGTAACGATAGATAGGTCCGGAAGGTTGTTCAGGTTGATCCAGTACGGACTTCGTGAACTCTGGCTGGTAGGTAACCAGGGTATTACCTTTGGAACCGGCTTTTTTGTCGCCTTTATCTACGCGCTCAACAGGCTTTTCAGCTTTCGCAGGAGCTTTATCTGTTTTCGCAGGCGCTTTTTCAGCTGTTTTTTTGCCGGCATCTTTCGCTACCGCTTTTTCCTTCTCGTCTTTTTCTTTATTATTCTTTACTGGCATTATTACTTCTTTTTCTTCTGGCTTGGAAATTAGTTTTTCTTTTACAGCAGGTGCGACTGGCGCAACTACTTTCTGCTTTGTATCAGGCACTTTCGTAGCTGCCGGCTTAACGGGAGCCATAGCTTTGTTAACGGGCTGCTTAGCTGCGGGTGCAGTTTCAGCAGGTGCTGGTTTCGCTACAGACTTGCTGGAAGGGGATGCTTTTGTAACTGTTTTATTTGTGGCAACAGCCTTTTGAGTAGCAACCGTTTTAGCGGGTTTGGCGGAGGCTTTCGACGTTAAGGTCTTCGCATTAGATTTTTCAGCCTGTACCGCTGTCTTTTTTGCAGTGGGTACGTGGGCCGCTTTCTTAGCGGGTGTAGCCTGCTTTACCGAAGCTTTTGTAGCCGGTGCTGCCTTCTGGGTCTTATTGATAGCAACTTTTTTGCCTGTTGCCATGGGATTAGCTTTTTTTGTTAACTAATACATTAAATGTCAAATCATTAACTTCAATTTCAACTCCATCCTGTAGTTCCGGCACTAATTCCACACTATCTGCCAAAATTTCCGTGCAAATATAGTCATTATAGTTAATAATCGCTGATTTGAGGCTTTCTGCAACCGCCATTTTTACCTGTATTCTGTCAGTCAGTTCAAAATCATTGTCTTTCCTGATTTTCTGAATACGGTTCACCAGTTCACGTGCATTACCTTCATCGAGCAACTCAGGTGTAATAGTAATATCCAGGGCTACCGTTAAGGCCCCTTTATTCGCTACAGTCCATCCCGGAATATCTTCTGAAATGATCTCAACGTCAGATAATACTATAAGTACTTGCTCATTTTCGATCAATAGATTAAACTGTCCATCCCTTTCTAATGCCGCTATATCTGCATCGGTGAAAGTTGTAATAGCTGCTGCTACTGCTTTCATTTTTGCCCCCATTTTGCTTCCGAGGGATTTGAAGTTTGGCTTGATCTTTTTCTTGATGAAACCGGCAGTTTCCGTAAGATAATCAATACCTTTCACATTGACTTCACTTTTTATGAGGTGAGCCACTTTTTCAACCTGATCCTTCAGATGTCCATCCTGAACAGGTATCAATATTTTCTGTAACGGCTGACGTACTTTAATATTTACCTTTTTACGGAGTGACAATACCAGGGAACTGATATCCTGGGCGAGCTGCATTCTTTCTTCCAGTTCAGCGTCGATCGCTGCTGTTACAACTGTTGGGAAGTCCACATGGTGCACAGACACCCTGTTGCTACGATTACTTACTTTATTCAGGTTGTTGAATAACCAGTCAGCAAAGAACGGAGATACCGGTGCCATTAGTTTGGACAGCGTTTCGAGACATTCAAAGAGGGTCTGATAAGCAGAGATCTTGTCATGTTCGTATTCCCCCTTCCAGAAACGGCGACGACAGAGACGTACATACCAGTTACTCAAATGTTCATCTACGAAGGTCTGTATTGCCCTTCCAGCCTGGGTAGGCTCGTATTCATCAAAAAATCCTGTAACGTCTTTTACCAGCGTGTTCAGCAGGGAAATGATCCAGCGGTCAATTTCTGGTCGCTGTTCCAACGGAATGTAGGCTTCCTTGAACGAGAAGTTGTCCAGGTTCGCATACATGGCAAAGAAATTATAAGTATTGTACAGGGTGCCGAACAATTTACGTTGTACTTCACGGATGCCATCAGTATCAAATTTCATGCTATCCCATGGAGAAGCATTGGTAATGAGGTACCAACGGGTCGCGTCCGCCCCAAATGACTCCAAAGTTTCAAAAGGATTGACCACATTGCCGAGCCTTTTACTCATTTTGTTGCCATTCTTATCCAGGACGAGTCCGTTACTCACCACAGTCTTGTAAGCCACGCTATCAAAGAGCATGCTACCAAGCGCATGCAGGGTATAAAACCATCCACGGGTTTGGTCCACACCTTCAGCGATGAAGTCGGCCGGGAAGTTTTGCTCAAAGGTTTCTTTATTCTCAAATGGGAAATGCCATTGTGCGTACGGCATTGCACCACTGTCGAACCATACGTCAATCAGATCTGGTTCGCGGCGCATAGGCT is a genomic window of Chitinophaga sp. LS1 containing:
- a CDS encoding TraR/DksA C4-type zinc finger protein — its product is MATGKKVAINKTQKAAPATKASVKQATPAKKAAHVPTAKKTAVQAEKSNAKTLTSKASAKPAKTVATQKAVATNKTVTKASPSSKSVAKPAPAETAPAAKQPVNKAMAPVKPAATKVPDTKQKVVAPVAPAVKEKLISKPEEKEVIMPVKNNKEKDEKEKAVAKDAGKKTAEKAPAKTDKAPAKAEKPVERVDKGDKKAGSKGNTLVTYQPEFTKSVLDQPEQPSGPIYRYSDADLQEFRDLISKKLEAAKKELVYLQGLITRKDEAGTDDTENKYMSMEDGSGSQEREQLNQMASRQIQFIDHLEKAMIRIENKTYGICRMTGKLIDKARLRAVPHATLSIEAKLAKSK
- a CDS encoding ABC transporter ATP-binding protein is translated as MKTFFRLLDLSRPYHHYVPEYIVYIILYSILGLMNFGLLIPLMSALFDTGHQAVVTQLPEFSMSFGYVKDVFYYFLNQQLASGGGKFGVLIYICIVLFITIILKNIFGYLSQKVLTRMRVNMVRKMREKLFDQFSTQSLRFFHDERKGDLLSTISSDVVEVENSVVTSLQTLFRDPLVIISTFIALFVISKEMTLFTLVFFPISGWLITSVSKKLKRQSNKGQSLLGKIVNITEETLSGIRIIKAFNGEKFIRDKFDKDNIAFAQTVKAIQNQREMASPVSEILGVMVVVVIMMYGGYLILNHKSNLQPEMFIGYLALYFQILAPAKNIGSAITSMPKGLAAGERVLRIIDLDNAIKDKPDAKSLEGFKDAIVYDNITFRYNETPVLKNVTLTIPKGKMVALVGKSGAGKTTMADLLPRFYDVQGGKIMVDGQDIRDVKMHDLRAIMGMVSQEAILFNDTIFNNIAFGQENADKEEVIKAAKIANAHEFIIKQDNGYETEIGDRGMKLSGGQRQRLTIARAIFKNPPILILDEATSALDTESEKLVQDALDKLMENRTTIVIAHRLSTIQHADIIVVMDQGEIKEQGTHDQLIAVNGIYKKLVEMQEFK